In a single window of the Pseudodesulfovibrio profundus genome:
- a CDS encoding pancreas/duodenum homeobox protein 1, with protein sequence MSQYADIFTEEKLESIFPADRADDFFEALFGDAEEGSYDIAVGYSGSNGDVLDFELRLTQRPGKCLACNLTYGLPQVFSRHPIINIPGVAEAVADATGKQLGSWKLGATREMTNKLHVIPLQIELT encoded by the coding sequence ATGAGCCAATACGCTGATATTTTTACGGAAGAAAAGTTGGAATCCATTTTCCCGGCTGACCGTGCCGACGATTTCTTTGAAGCTCTGTTTGGTGATGCAGAAGAAGGAAGCTATGATATTGCAGTCGGTTATAGCGGTTCAAATGGGGATGTCCTCGATTTTGAGCTTCGTCTGACTCAGCGCCCCGGAAAATGTCTGGCGTGCAACCTGACCTACGGTTTGCCCCAGGTCTTTTCCCGCCACCCGATTATCAACATTCCGGGTGTGGCTGAAGCCGTTGCTGATGCCACCGGCAAGCAGCTTGGCTCCTGGAAGCTTGGGGCCACTCGTGAGATGACAAACAAGCTGCATGTCATTCCTTTGCAGATAGAACTGACATAA
- a CDS encoding DUF401 family protein, with protein MKGFSVESLLPFLKVLAAFVVMLAGIRLRAGIGPSILGGGFVLAMLFGMSIPSWAVTGMHALTHEKFLFLIAIVGLILVLSDAMERSGQSRRLMDALSGYLQSPRLRLVFFPALIGMLPMPGGAVFSAPMVKTVSEGMRVSNSDRAVVNYWFRHVWEVCWPLYPGIILTVSLADITIIELISKTWPGTLAMIGAGWFFFLRPGVLGAGELMAQPIPSGGKKRIVLREGLPLLVAIGGAIGLEGLISVFVPSVDFEWGVVVALGGGVICVMVQNTSLGMPFLRDVITRKSVWSMLFVIVAIFVFKDVMQAAGVVEEMARVSGGGAALFAAAVFLPFLVGLVAGINVAFVGATFPLLLGLLSNMGMDAQVVPYLILATFAGFTGVMVSPIHICFILTCQYFGCDLMGTWRKLVLPCVVLMSSGALLFWIWL; from the coding sequence ATGAAAGGATTTTCCGTGGAATCGTTACTACCATTTCTCAAAGTGCTGGCTGCGTTTGTCGTCATGCTGGCCGGTATTCGGCTGAGGGCTGGCATCGGTCCCTCCATTCTCGGGGGTGGCTTCGTGTTGGCGATGTTGTTCGGCATGTCCATTCCTTCGTGGGCTGTCACCGGCATGCATGCCCTGACCCATGAGAAGTTTCTGTTTTTGATAGCCATCGTGGGACTGATCCTGGTGCTGTCCGACGCCATGGAACGATCAGGACAGTCTCGTCGTCTTATGGACGCCTTGTCCGGTTATTTGCAAAGCCCTCGTTTGCGGCTGGTGTTTTTCCCGGCCCTCATCGGTATGCTCCCCATGCCGGGCGGAGCTGTTTTCTCTGCACCCATGGTCAAGACAGTCTCCGAAGGAATGCGCGTTTCCAACAGTGACAGGGCAGTGGTAAACTACTGGTTTCGGCATGTCTGGGAGGTCTGCTGGCCGCTGTACCCCGGAATCATCCTGACGGTGTCGCTGGCAGATATCACCATTATTGAACTGATCTCCAAGACCTGGCCGGGAACCTTGGCTATGATCGGTGCCGGGTGGTTTTTCTTCCTTCGGCCCGGCGTGTTGGGTGCCGGAGAACTCATGGCGCAGCCCATCCCCTCTGGCGGGAAAAAACGCATCGTGCTCAGGGAAGGGCTGCCGCTGCTGGTTGCCATTGGCGGTGCCATCGGTCTGGAGGGACTTATTTCAGTCTTTGTGCCGAGTGTGGATTTCGAGTGGGGCGTCGTGGTCGCTCTTGGCGGCGGCGTGATCTGCGTGATGGTACAGAATACGAGTCTCGGCATGCCGTTTTTGCGGGACGTGATCACCAGAAAATCCGTCTGGTCCATGCTGTTCGTCATCGTGGCGATCTTTGTTTTCAAGGATGTCATGCAGGCCGCTGGTGTGGTCGAGGAAATGGCCCGTGTGTCCGGGGGCGGTGCCGCGCTGTTTGCCGCTGCCGTGTTCCTGCCGTTTCTTGTCGGGTTGGTGGCAGGGATCAATGTCGCATTCGTGGGTGCTACTTTTCCGTTGCTTCTGGGGCTTCTGTCCAACATGGGCATGGATGCGCAGGTCGTGCCGTACCTCATTCTGGCAACGTTTGCCGGATTCACCGGTGTGATGGTTTCCCCCATTCACATCTGCTTCATTCTTACCTGTCAGTATTTCGGGTGTGATCTGATGGGGACATGGCGAAAACTCGTTCTGCCTTGCGTCGTACTTATGTCGAGCGGGGCGCTACTGTTCTGGATTTGGCTGTAG
- a CDS encoding TIGR00341 family protein, with protein sequence MPLRVIELVTPRKDEEPIRESLKKHHPDEDYIFWVSPLDDEDMLCIRIVLDVQESENVIDMLDNEMSFGEQYRIVVYPAQATLPRLDPEDENGEAEKKGRISREELYSDVLDTSLTTPSYLLLILFSSIVAVIGLMRDNVAVIIGSMVLAPLLGPNVGLALATTLADIKLALRASMTLTTGVIIAFIIALSVGYFFGAPMESQQLLDRCETRYSDIALALASGGAGILAFTMGVPSSVVGVMVALALLPPLASAGLLVGAGQFEEAGGAILLFFTNVICLNLAGVGMFLVQGVKPQRRREKERALTLVLRMGTLWVALLILLSVIIHYAQPAVPNAWPESFLPF encoded by the coding sequence ATGCCCTTACGAGTTATCGAGCTGGTCACCCCGCGCAAAGATGAAGAGCCCATTCGGGAGTCTTTGAAAAAGCATCATCCTGATGAAGATTATATCTTCTGGGTATCTCCTTTGGATGATGAGGATATGCTGTGCATTCGCATCGTATTGGATGTGCAGGAATCGGAAAACGTCATTGACATGCTCGATAACGAAATGTCCTTTGGCGAGCAATATCGAATCGTGGTGTATCCGGCCCAGGCGACATTGCCGCGTCTGGACCCGGAAGATGAGAACGGGGAAGCCGAGAAAAAGGGGCGCATCAGTCGGGAGGAGTTGTATAGTGATGTACTCGACACCTCGCTGACCACGCCCAGCTACCTATTGCTCATCCTGTTTTCATCCATCGTGGCGGTCATTGGCTTGATGCGCGACAATGTGGCTGTGATCATCGGTTCCATGGTCCTGGCACCGCTGCTTGGGCCGAACGTCGGACTGGCGCTTGCCACGACGCTGGCTGATATCAAACTGGCATTGCGTGCTTCCATGACTTTGACCACCGGCGTGATCATCGCCTTTATCATTGCGCTGAGTGTCGGGTACTTCTTTGGTGCACCAATGGAATCGCAACAACTGCTGGACAGGTGCGAGACACGCTATTCGGATATTGCGCTGGCCCTTGCTTCCGGAGGTGCTGGTATTCTGGCGTTTACCATGGGTGTGCCATCGTCGGTTGTCGGTGTCATGGTCGCGCTGGCTCTGCTGCCGCCACTGGCTTCTGCCGGACTGTTGGTGGGAGCAGGCCAATTCGAGGAGGCAGGCGGTGCCATCCTGCTGTTTTTCACCAACGTCATCTGCCTCAATCTTGCCGGAGTCGGCATGTTCCTGGTGCAGGGCGTCAAGCCGCAAAGACGTCGTGAAAAGGAGCGGGCATTGACGCTGGTTCTGCGCATGGGCACGTTGTGGGTCGCCTTGCTCATATTGTTGAGCGTCATAATCCATTACGCCCAACCGGCAGTTCCCAATGCCTGGCCGGAGTCATTTCTTCCCTTCTGA
- the hgcB gene encoding mercury methylation ferredoxin HgcB, whose amino-acid sequence MKSFRYIPDVATLKLNRDECVGCGMCHAVCPHRIFQLREKKAEIVDLDACIECGACAKNCPTAAISVNPGVGCASLIMSIWWHQLTGKEIKNTCC is encoded by the coding sequence ATGAAATCATTCAGATATATTCCGGATGTCGCCACACTAAAATTGAACAGGGACGAGTGCGTCGGGTGCGGCATGTGCCACGCCGTCTGTCCGCATCGGATTTTTCAGCTACGGGAAAAAAAGGCCGAGATAGTCGACCTGGACGCCTGCATAGAATGTGGTGCATGCGCCAAGAACTGCCCGACTGCGGCCATCTCGGTGAACCCGGGAGTCGGATGCGCCTCCCTGATCATGTCCATCTGGTGGCATCAACTGACAGGTAAAGAGATCAAGAACACCTGCTGCTAG
- the hgcA gene encoding mercury methylation corrinoid protein HgcA, with the protein MKLDKGMADECCQPDMQPGLQPPFPMAPLEPQPCEEIDDAPCUGPKPDPRAGIHEKPGYRIEPFVEEFLSTPIGAVPRVATQLSFRDHMGTLSVRFGQSRYDYKVTPGLYCVGTPTSQSPVIVTGNYKLTFDVVRRGLDGTDAWVLVTDTRGINIWCAAGKGLFSTQEVVRSVRDSRLAEVVQHRDMILPQLGSTGVAAHTVKKECGFRVHYGPVRADDLPAYIENNLVADETMRSVTFTLKERAELIPVEFHEFGRALLAIIAIGFVLSGIGPDFFSLSAAWSRGAIFALSTLAGTIAGVVALPLLLPYLPLPAFSAKGALTGGLMALPLMAYASNTVGAAELAAILLWTVASSSYLGMNFTGSTPFTSPTGVEKEMRRALPWQAGATVVGLLIWIAAPFFN; encoded by the coding sequence ATGAAACTGGATAAAGGAATGGCTGACGAATGTTGTCAGCCTGACATGCAGCCCGGATTACAACCGCCTTTCCCAATGGCTCCATTGGAGCCACAACCATGCGAAGAAATCGACGACGCTCCCTGTTGAGGCCCCAAGCCTGATCCCCGTGCCGGGATCCATGAAAAGCCGGGCTACCGCATCGAGCCGTTTGTCGAAGAATTTCTCTCCACACCAATTGGAGCCGTTCCCCGCGTCGCAACACAGCTTTCCTTTCGCGATCATATGGGAACTCTTTCCGTTCGATTCGGCCAGTCACGCTACGATTACAAGGTGACACCGGGACTGTACTGCGTCGGAACACCGACCAGCCAATCCCCGGTCATCGTCACCGGCAACTACAAGTTGACCTTTGATGTGGTTCGCAGAGGACTGGACGGTACGGATGCATGGGTGCTCGTCACCGATACCCGCGGCATCAACATCTGGTGCGCGGCAGGCAAAGGCCTGTTCTCCACTCAGGAAGTGGTCCGCAGCGTCCGTGACTCCCGACTTGCAGAGGTCGTGCAGCACCGCGACATGATACTCCCGCAGCTTGGCTCCACAGGTGTAGCAGCCCACACGGTCAAAAAAGAATGTGGATTCCGCGTTCACTACGGCCCGGTTCGGGCGGATGACCTTCCGGCTTATATCGAAAACAATCTCGTGGCTGATGAAACCATGCGGTCCGTAACCTTCACTCTGAAAGAACGGGCCGAGCTGATTCCGGTCGAGTTTCACGAGTTCGGAAGAGCGCTTCTTGCCATCATTGCCATTGGATTTGTTTTGTCCGGTATCGGGCCTGATTTCTTTTCCCTTTCAGCCGCCTGGAGCCGTGGGGCGATATTTGCTTTGTCGACGCTGGCCGGAACCATTGCCGGTGTCGTGGCTCTCCCCCTGCTCCTGCCATACCTGCCTTTGCCGGCCTTTTCAGCCAAGGGAGCGTTGACGGGCGGACTGATGGCCCTGCCACTCATGGCATACGCATCGAACACCGTTGGTGCCGCAGAACTGGCAGCCATTCTGCTGTGGACTGTGGCCAGCAGTTCCTATCTGGGTATGAACTTCACCGGCTCCACCCCCTTCACATCCCCCACCGGGGTCGAGAAGGAAATGCGCCGCGCCCTGCCGTGGCAGGCGGGAGCAACCGTGGTCGGCCTGCTTATTTGGATTGCAGCACCCTTTTTCAATTAG
- a CDS encoding (Fe-S)-binding protein, producing MHNSITQYSRVIDAACTRCGKCQIGCSFLQEYGLPGDIAHQSLLSDSQCPDPFHCSLCGLCTEVCPEKLTPEALFLSMRRERVQTGIVDLKPYRPILTYESLGESSLLSTIKMPEGGDTVFFPGCTLSGTRPHVVRRLFRSLQQVDSKIGVALGCCLKPSHDLGRQDRFETGYARLLERLLDSGVSRVLTACPNCYKIFSTYGEGVDVVSVYEVLADTDVEPSAMSGDVIVHDPCPIRHATPFQDAVRTLTQKAGLTLKPIKKERELTQCCGEGGMVGFVRPEFARAWTAKRVEATKGTPVVTACAGCTGFLGQHMDVTHILDVLFNPEGKSAHRPPMTYWQRWRLKRWFNRNVG from the coding sequence ATGCATAACTCCATAACACAGTATTCTCGGGTTATCGATGCCGCATGCACTCGTTGCGGCAAGTGTCAGATAGGGTGCAGTTTCCTGCAGGAATATGGCCTGCCAGGTGATATCGCGCATCAATCGTTGTTGTCTGATTCACAATGTCCTGATCCATTCCATTGTTCTCTGTGTGGGTTGTGCACGGAAGTCTGCCCTGAAAAGCTGACCCCCGAGGCGCTGTTCCTGTCCATGCGGCGAGAACGGGTGCAAACCGGGATCGTGGACCTGAAACCCTATCGTCCGATTCTGACATACGAATCGCTTGGCGAAAGTTCTTTGCTGTCCACTATCAAGATGCCGGAAGGTGGTGATACCGTTTTTTTTCCGGGATGCACCTTGTCGGGAACACGGCCGCATGTAGTGCGTCGGCTGTTCCGTTCGTTGCAGCAGGTGGATTCAAAGATCGGAGTCGCGCTGGGGTGTTGCCTTAAGCCGTCCCATGACCTGGGGAGGCAGGATCGTTTTGAAACAGGCTACGCACGATTGCTTGAGCGTTTGCTGGATAGTGGCGTCAGTCGCGTACTGACGGCCTGTCCCAATTGTTACAAGATTTTCAGTACCTATGGCGAAGGTGTGGATGTGGTGTCAGTCTATGAAGTTCTGGCGGATACAGATGTCGAGCCCTCTGCGATGAGCGGGGACGTCATTGTCCACGATCCCTGTCCCATACGCCATGCGACACCATTTCAGGATGCGGTCCGAACCCTCACACAGAAGGCCGGCCTGACACTCAAGCCGATAAAGAAGGAACGTGAGTTGACGCAGTGCTGCGGTGAAGGTGGCATGGTCGGCTTCGTGCGTCCCGAATTTGCCCGGGCATGGACGGCCAAACGCGTGGAGGCTACCAAAGGCACTCCGGTGGTGACAGCCTGCGCAGGGTGCACAGGCTTCTTGGGCCAGCACATGGATGTGACGCACATTCTGGATGTGCTGTTCAATCCCGAGGGCAAATCAGCACATCGCCCGCCAATGACCTATTGGCAGCGCTGGAGGCTCAAGCGGTGGTTCAATCGCAACGTGGGCTGA